In one window of Cheilinus undulatus linkage group 23, ASM1832078v1, whole genome shotgun sequence DNA:
- the tmem168a gene encoding transmembrane protein 168-A: protein MAQEEEEELTVDGPKEVDMFTSVKCLGYLSSINLLVAVCVGMYVRWEVTDEPMILVIFILGLFVLGIASILHYYFAMEKASLSLFHLWFGFLVGLLCFLNSPALNLNVKELVANYLLLASVIMKTVWAFTERICSSIRYKPTLLTSSELLELLGFGIASTTMLLHKSVAIIGLVVALGALIVDLRMKSLLALPNLVSFALVTSLVFFQALGITANPYALGCYLGRLLCEPVLDVYFSGLGSSERWIPVLSMGKVWRRLSLLPLCLVELSFFVLAALKLGHLELWYLVIPGFCLFGLFWSICHIILVITIWGFHTKLTECQKTWRAQRSSSRSLNQVMASRGIRHFCLISERLVFFSMLSTVVLGAVSWQPSNGLFLSSLLVVLPIESLTHGLFHELGSCLGGTCVGYALVIPTAYCSPDGQPALLPPEHVQQLNLRSTGMLNNIQRLFSHHMVQTFGCDYSTSGVTLETLLTKLKSFLELRTEDGPRHDTYLIFYSGHTHKGTGAWALAGGESFHLSQLLELWKEKNAGHCSRLILVLDTENSLPWVKEVRRMEGVYVAVQGAELAVTRVDPEAGELPFLGDFTHEWVEFNCNPDSDTQWSEKGRTVTAAYGVSKRWSDYTLHLPTGSDVAKHWKTHFPKATYPMVHLSNWCCGLNLFWLCSVCLRCFRRCKLAWFPPAVLDTGLGIKLVHS, encoded by the exons ATGGctcaggaggaagaggaagagctgaCGGTCGACGGACCCAAAGAGGTGGACATGTTTACATCAGTGAAGTGCCTTGGTTACCTGTCCAGCATCAACCTCCTCGTGGCGGTATGCGTGGGCATGTACGTCCGCTGGGAGGTGACGGATGAGCCAATGATCCTGGTCATCTTCATCCTTGGCCTCTTTGTCCTCGGGATAGCCAGCATCCTCCATTACTACTTTGCCATGGAGAAAGCCAGTCTCAGTTTGTTCCATTTGTGGTTCGGCTTCTTGGTCGGCCTACTGTGCTTCCTCAACAGCCCTGCCTTGaacttaaatgtcaaagaaCTGGTCGCTAACTATCTCCTTTTAGCTAGCGTTATTATGAAAACAGTATGGGCTTTTACTGAGCGAATATGCAGCTCCATTCGCTACAAACCCACCTTGCTAACTTCATCTGAGCTACTGGAACTCCTTGGGTTTGGCATTGCCAGCACTACAATGCTTCTGCACAAATCAGTGGCCATAATAGGCTTGGTAGTTGCACTGGGGGCTCTCATTGTGGACCTGAGGATGAAATCCCTCCTTGCTTTGCCCAACCTGGTCAGTTTCGCCTTGGTTACGTCCCTTGTGTTTTTCCAGGCCCTTGGGATCACAGCTAACCCGTATGCATTGGGGTGCTACCTCGGGAGGCTGCTGTGTGAGCCTGTGTTGGATGTATACTTTAGTGGGCTTGGGTCCAGCGAGCGATGGATACCCGTGCTCTCCATGGGGAAGGTGTGGAGGAGGCTGTCCCTGCTGCCTTTATGCCTGGTGGAGCTGTCTTTTTTTGTGCTGGCTGCCTTGAAG CTGGGCCACTTGGAGCTTTGGTATCTGGTGATCCCTGGCTTCTGCTTGTTTGGCCTGTTCTGGTCCATCTGCCACATTATTCTGGTGATAACAATATGGGGCTTCCACACAAAGTTGACTGAGTGTCAGAAGACCTGGCGGGCTCAACGGTCCAGTAGCAGGAGTCTCAACCAAGTCATGGCCTCGAGGGGGATTCGGCACTTCTGCCTCATTTCAGAGCGTCTGGTGTTTTTTAGTATGCTGTCCACGGTTGTACTGGGGGCTGTGTCCTGGCAG CCCTCCAACGGTCTCTTCCTCAGCTCTCTGCTTGTGGTGCTGCCTATCGAGTCTCTGACCCACGGCTTGTTCCATGAGCTGGGCAGTTGCCTGGGGGGAACCTGCGTTGGATACGCCCTGGTCATACCCACAGCTTACTGCAG CCCTGATGGCCAGCCGGCTCTCCTTCCACCTGAGCATGTCCAACAGCTCAACCTCCGTTCTACAGGAATGCTTAACAACATCCAGCGGCTCTTCTCTCACCACATGGTCCAGACGTTCGGCTGCGACTACTCCACCAGCGGTGTTACGCTAGAGACCTTGCTGACCAAGCTAAAGAGCTTTCTGGAGCTGCGAACAGAGGACGGGCCTCGCCATGACACCTATCTGATTTTCTACAGCGGGCACACGCATAAAGGCACAGGGGCATGGGCTCTGGCTG GAGGTGAGAGCTTCCACTTGTCCCAGCTGCTTGAGCTGTGGAAGGAGAAGAACGCCGGCCACTGCTCCCGCCTCATCCTCGTCCTGGACACCGAAAACTCCCTCCCCTGGGTGAAGGAGGTGCGCAGGATGGAGGGCGTCTACGTGGCCGTGCAGGGAGCCGAGCTTGCGGTCACCAGGGTGGACCCCGAGGCTGGAGAACTCCCCTTCCTTGGTGATTTCACTCATGAATGGGTGGAGTTCAACTGCAACCCAGACAGTGACACCCAGTGGTCGGAGAAGGGAAGGACAGTCACAGCAGCCTACGGGGTTTCAAAACGGTGGAGCGACTACACACTTCACCTGCCCACGGGAAGTGATGTGGCCAAGCACTGGAAGACCCACTTTCCCAAGGCTACGTATCCCATGGTGCACCTCTCCAACTGGTGCTGCGGCCTCAATCTGTTCTGGTTATGTAGTGTGTGTTTGCGCTGTTTCAGGAGGTGTAAGCTAGCTTGGTTTCCTCCAGCTGTACTGGACACTGGGCTGGGCATCAAACTGGTGCACTCTTAA